Proteins encoded in a region of the Chryseobacterium piperi genome:
- a CDS encoding M16 family metallopeptidase, giving the protein MKNLLFGTAVLFLTGITTPVFSQKAETPKFVGNIEGIKEYSLNNGMKVLLIPDASQSNMVVNIIYNVGSKDEGYGEKGMAHLLEHMLFKSTKNLGDIKKQLSDKGGQANGTTWYDRTNYFEIFPSNEENLKWSLQMEADRMINATILQSDLDKEFSVVRNEFEIGENDPTRVMIQNVFSNGYTWHNYGNSTIGSKEDIERVKAPTLRKFYEKYYQPDNATLIIAGKFDENNALKYISEYFSVLPKPARELGGTYTVEPAQNGEKYFEIKRNNDKQIIAVGYHTSAYADKDYAALAALYEILTSDPSGYLYKSLVETQKVSAIWTFNPALRDPGMVYFNFDVSKDKNLDEITKLVRTELDQISSMKFTQEDLTRAKSKLVKGIENKKNNTINYAIGLTEIVGAGNYKLNFLYRDNVENLKLEDINRVALKYFKNNNRTIGVFRPSPNEERVFPTEFRDNQLADLVKDYKGRALEKEPAPFEASIANIKKNLTEGKLSNGMKYGLINKELKGDKIQGTFRLRIGNEKDLQGKEAVAGMAASLLKSGTKTRKKEQIQDDLDQMKSSVYAYVYEQNLIIGINTYKQYYPKVMAIVQDMLSNATFPENELTKTITETNTQLEGQLKDPRAIANNELQRMASPYPKTSIFYIAPLQEQIDKNKKVTRAQVVDFYQNIMGASDGAGTLIGAIDSKLASSELEKTFGKFTAKSKFVEVKPTFFDTKKQDKNIITPDKENAVALGTSSFKMTQDNPDYPALVMANEILGSGGFLSARLPMRLREKDGISYGVGSYLNVPITNDVASWNYYAFLNPTKRDAVEAAVKEEVNKALASGFTQQELDSNKQSYGNQRTTSLGSDNTLMNLVNNNLLYGVPLERFDEQNLKVQNLKLSEVNAALKKYLSENNIISVFAGDFNKK; this is encoded by the coding sequence ATGAAAAATTTACTATTTGGAACGGCGGTTCTATTTTTAACAGGAATTACAACCCCTGTTTTTTCGCAAAAAGCTGAAACACCAAAATTTGTTGGGAATATTGAAGGGATAAAAGAATACTCTTTGAATAACGGAATGAAAGTTCTTTTAATCCCTGATGCCTCACAAAGTAATATGGTCGTCAACATTATTTATAATGTGGGCTCAAAAGACGAAGGGTATGGGGAAAAAGGAATGGCACATTTGCTTGAACATATGCTGTTCAAGAGTACTAAAAATCTTGGCGATATCAAAAAGCAGCTCTCTGATAAAGGAGGTCAGGCTAATGGAACGACCTGGTACGATAGGACGAATTATTTTGAAATTTTTCCTTCTAATGAAGAGAATTTAAAATGGTCTTTGCAAATGGAGGCTGATAGAATGATCAATGCGACCATCTTGCAAAGTGATCTGGATAAAGAATTTTCTGTGGTAAGAAATGAGTTTGAGATCGGAGAAAATGATCCTACAAGAGTCATGATCCAGAATGTATTCTCAAATGGATATACCTGGCATAATTACGGAAATAGCACAATCGGGAGTAAAGAAGATATTGAGCGTGTAAAAGCTCCAACACTACGAAAATTCTATGAAAAATACTATCAGCCTGATAATGCAACTTTAATTATTGCTGGAAAATTTGATGAGAATAATGCTTTAAAATATATTTCAGAATATTTTTCTGTATTACCGAAGCCTGCTCGTGAGTTGGGAGGAACATATACTGTAGAGCCTGCACAAAATGGAGAAAAATACTTTGAAATTAAAAGAAATAATGATAAGCAAATCATAGCTGTTGGTTATCATACATCAGCGTATGCAGATAAAGATTATGCTGCCTTAGCAGCACTTTATGAGATTCTTACATCCGACCCTTCAGGATATTTATATAAAAGTTTAGTGGAAACTCAAAAGGTTTCTGCTATCTGGACGTTTAATCCGGCCTTGAGAGATCCGGGAATGGTCTATTTTAATTTTGACGTTTCCAAGGATAAAAATCTGGATGAAATTACAAAACTTGTAAGAACAGAATTAGATCAAATATCATCCATGAAGTTTACCCAGGAAGATCTTACAAGAGCGAAATCAAAGTTGGTTAAAGGTATCGAGAATAAAAAAAATAATACTATTAATTATGCGATTGGTCTTACGGAAATTGTAGGGGCAGGAAATTACAAACTCAATTTTCTTTACAGAGATAATGTAGAAAATTTGAAATTGGAAGATATCAATAGAGTGGCTCTAAAATACTTTAAGAATAATAATCGTACCATAGGAGTTTTCAGGCCTTCTCCAAATGAAGAAAGGGTTTTCCCTACAGAGTTTAGAGATAATCAGCTTGCGGATTTGGTAAAAGATTATAAAGGAAGAGCTTTGGAAAAAGAGCCGGCTCCTTTTGAAGCCTCTATTGCTAACATTAAGAAAAACCTGACAGAAGGAAAGCTTTCTAACGGGATGAAATACGGGCTTATTAATAAAGAACTTAAAGGGGATAAGATACAGGGAACTTTCCGTCTCAGAATCGGAAACGAAAAAGATCTTCAGGGTAAAGAAGCGGTTGCAGGCATGGCTGCATCCTTATTAAAATCGGGAACTAAAACCAGAAAAAAAGAACAGATCCAAGATGATTTGGATCAGATGAAATCTTCGGTTTATGCTTATGTTTACGAACAGAATTTAATTATTGGTATCAATACCTATAAACAGTACTACCCGAAGGTAATGGCTATTGTACAGGATATGCTATCCAATGCGACATTCCCTGAAAATGAACTGACTAAAACGATTACTGAAACCAATACGCAATTAGAAGGACAGCTTAAAGATCCTCGGGCTATTGCAAATAATGAATTGCAAAGAATGGCTTCTCCATATCCGAAAACAAGTATTTTTTATATTGCTCCTTTGCAGGAACAAATTGATAAAAATAAAAAAGTAACCAGAGCACAAGTGGTCGATTTCTATCAGAATATTATGGGCGCTTCAGATGGTGCAGGAACCTTGATTGGTGCAATTGATTCAAAACTAGCTTCCTCTGAATTAGAGAAGACATTTGGGAAATTTACTGCTAAATCAAAATTTGTAGAAGTAAAACCAACATTTTTTGACACTAAAAAACAAGATAAAAATATCATTACCCCAGATAAAGAAAATGCAGTAGCCCTTGGAACTTCAAGCTTTAAGATGACACAAGACAATCCTGATTATCCGGCTTTGGTAATGGCTAATGAAATTTTAGGAAGTGGAGGATTTCTTTCCGCAAGGTTACCAATGAGGTTGCGGGAAAAAGATGGGATTTCTTATGGGGTAGGTTCCTATCTGAATGTTCCGATTACCAATGATGTGGCTTCCTGGAACTATTATGCTTTTCTTAATCCAACCAAGAGGGATGCTGTAGAAGCTGCTGTAAAAGAAGAGGTAAATAAAGCATTAGCTTCTGGGTTTACTCAGCAAGAGTTGGATTCTAATAAGCAAAGCTATGGTAATCAAAGAACAACAAGTTTAGGGTCAGATAATACACTCATGAATTTGGTTAACAATAATCTTCTTTATGGAGTTCCTTTGGAAAGGTTTGATGAACAGAATTTAAAAGTTCAGAATCTGAAATTATCTGAAGTTAATGCAGCCTTGAAAAAATACCTTTCTGAAAATAATATAATTTCTGTTTTTGCTGGGGATTTTAATAAGAAGTAA
- a CDS encoding methylmalonyl-CoA mutase family protein yields the protein METQKYTPKNKVRIVTAASLFDGHDAAINIMRRVIQGTGCEVIHLGHDKSAEEVVNTAIQEDANAIALTSYQGGHNEYFKYIYDLLREKNSPQIKIFGGGGGVILPDEIEDLMSYGIDRIYSPDDGRELGLQGMIDDLVNRSDFATGKDVTAKDLDSISFENSTSIAKVISAVENFSDEKPELVKAIDDKAKDLIIPIIGITGTGGAGKSSLTDELVRRFLRSNPDKKIAIISIDPSKKKTGGALLGDRIRMNAINDPRVYMRSMATRENNVSVSPFIHSALNVLKLAHPDVIILETSGIGQSGSEVSDFADVSMYVMTPEYGASTQLEKIDMLDYADLVALNKSDKRGALDALQAVRKQFQRNHLLWESPLDDMPVYATKASQFNDHGTTELYNRLISKVNDQFSELDLKTFIEQEITDEVTIIPPKRVRYLSEIVENNRHYDAIVEKQAELARKMYHIQGVKNIISNEALDAEYQKAEKDLQQENIDFLENWEDTKKAFHEEFFSYFVRGKEIKVETSTESLSHLKIPKIALPKYHDWGDLIQWKGQENLPGNFPYTAGIYPFKRTGEDPTRMFAGEGGPERTNRRFHYVSAEMPAKRLSTAFDSVTLYGQDPALPPDIYGKIGNAGVSIATLDDAKKLYSGFDLINAMTSVSMTINGPAPMLLAFFMNAAIDQNVEKYIAEHKLEAKVEAVLKAKFDDKGLERPKYNGELPPSNNGLGLQLLGITGDEVIPKEDYEKIKAHTIATVRGTVQADILKEDQAQNTCIFSTEFALRLMGDVQEYFITEKVRNFYSVSISGYHIAEAGANPVSQLAFTLANGFTYVEYYLSRGMDINDFAPNLSFFFSNGIDPEYSVIGRVARRIWAKAMKIKYGADERSQMLKYHIQTSGRSLHAQEIDFNDIRTTLQALYAIYDNCNSLHTNAYDEAITTPTEQSVRRAMAIQLIINKELGLAKNENPLQGSFIIEELTDLVEEAVYAEFDRITERGGVLGAMETMYQRSKIQEESMHYEWLKHTGEYPIIGVNTFLGKDGSPTVRPGEVIRSTEEEKQVQIETLHNFQQANQDKSEAALKELQYAAINQQNLFGVMMDAVKYCSLGQITNALFEVGGKYRRNM from the coding sequence ATGGAAACCCAAAAATATACTCCTAAAAACAAAGTAAGAATTGTAACCGCAGCGTCGTTATTTGACGGACATGATGCGGCAATTAATATTATGCGTCGTGTTATTCAGGGAACGGGATGCGAAGTCATTCACCTTGGTCACGATAAATCAGCAGAGGAAGTTGTTAATACAGCTATTCAGGAAGATGCTAATGCTATCGCTTTAACCTCCTATCAGGGAGGTCATAATGAATATTTCAAATATATCTACGACCTGTTAAGAGAAAAAAACTCCCCACAGATTAAAATCTTTGGCGGCGGAGGCGGTGTTATTCTACCTGACGAAATTGAAGACCTAATGTCTTATGGGATCGATAGAATTTATTCTCCGGACGACGGACGTGAGCTTGGTCTTCAAGGGATGATTGATGATCTGGTTAACAGATCAGACTTCGCAACAGGAAAAGATGTTACGGCTAAAGATTTAGATTCAATCAGCTTTGAAAACTCAACCAGCATTGCTAAAGTTATTTCCGCTGTTGAAAACTTTTCAGATGAAAAGCCTGAACTGGTAAAAGCAATTGATGATAAAGCAAAAGATTTAATCATTCCTATTATCGGAATTACGGGTACCGGTGGGGCCGGAAAATCTTCTTTAACTGATGAACTGGTAAGACGCTTTTTAAGATCAAATCCCGATAAAAAAATTGCCATCATCTCAATTGACCCTTCCAAAAAGAAAACCGGAGGTGCTCTATTGGGAGATAGAATCCGTATGAATGCGATCAATGATCCAAGAGTTTATATGCGCTCTATGGCAACAAGAGAAAATAATGTTTCTGTTTCTCCATTCATTCACTCAGCTTTAAACGTTTTAAAACTGGCTCACCCTGATGTTATTATCTTAGAAACTTCAGGTATCGGACAGTCAGGCTCAGAGGTTTCTGACTTTGCTGATGTTTCAATGTATGTGATGACTCCTGAATATGGAGCATCTACACAGTTAGAAAAAATTGACATGTTGGATTATGCAGATCTGGTAGCACTTAACAAATCTGATAAACGAGGTGCTTTAGACGCTTTGCAGGCTGTAAGAAAACAGTTCCAAAGAAACCACCTTTTGTGGGAAAGTCCGCTAGATGATATGCCGGTATATGCTACCAAAGCTTCTCAGTTTAATGATCATGGAACGACAGAATTATACAACAGATTAATTTCAAAAGTAAATGATCAGTTTTCAGAATTAGACCTCAAAACTTTTATTGAACAGGAAATTACAGACGAAGTCACTATCATTCCACCTAAAAGAGTTCGGTACCTTTCTGAAATTGTTGAAAATAACAGACACTATGATGCCATTGTTGAAAAACAGGCAGAATTAGCCAGAAAAATGTATCATATCCAAGGGGTTAAAAATATTATTTCCAATGAAGCTTTAGACGCTGAATATCAAAAAGCAGAAAAAGATCTTCAACAGGAAAATATTGACTTCCTTGAAAATTGGGAAGATACTAAGAAGGCTTTCCATGAAGAATTCTTCTCCTATTTTGTACGTGGAAAAGAAATCAAAGTAGAAACCTCAACAGAATCTTTATCTCATCTGAAAATTCCCAAAATAGCTCTACCAAAATATCATGATTGGGGAGATCTGATTCAGTGGAAAGGTCAGGAAAATCTTCCGGGAAACTTCCCATATACAGCGGGGATTTATCCATTCAAAAGAACTGGTGAAGACCCTACAAGAATGTTTGCCGGGGAAGGAGGTCCGGAAAGAACCAACAGAAGATTCCATTACGTTTCTGCAGAAATGCCGGCAAAACGTCTATCTACTGCATTTGACTCAGTAACTTTATATGGTCAGGACCCTGCTTTACCACCGGATATCTATGGTAAAATCGGAAATGCAGGCGTATCTATCGCTACATTAGACGATGCCAAAAAACTATACTCAGGATTTGATCTGATTAATGCAATGACTTCGGTTTCAATGACCATTAACGGACCTGCTCCCATGTTATTAGCTTTCTTTATGAATGCTGCTATTGATCAGAACGTTGAAAAATATATTGCAGAACACAAGCTAGAAGCTAAAGTTGAAGCTGTTCTAAAGGCAAAATTTGACGATAAAGGATTAGAGCGACCAAAATATAATGGTGAACTTCCCCCTTCAAATAACGGGTTAGGGCTACAATTATTAGGAATCACCGGAGATGAAGTAATTCCTAAAGAAGACTACGAAAAAATTAAAGCCCATACGATCGCTACAGTACGTGGTACGGTACAGGCAGATATATTAAAAGAGGATCAAGCACAAAATACTTGTATCTTCTCGACAGAATTTGCTCTAAGATTGATGGGTGATGTTCAGGAATATTTTATTACGGAAAAAGTAAGAAACTTTTATTCGGTTTCTATCTCAGGATATCATATTGCAGAAGCTGGTGCCAATCCGGTATCCCAGTTAGCATTTACATTGGCTAATGGTTTCACTTATGTGGAATATTATTTAAGTCGTGGAATGGATATTAATGATTTCGCACCTAACCTTTCATTCTTCTTCTCCAATGGTATCGACCCTGAGTATTCAGTGATCGGACGTGTAGCAAGAAGAATCTGGGCAAAAGCTATGAAAATAAAATATGGAGCCGATGAAAGAAGTCAGATGCTAAAATATCACATTCAGACTTCGGGACGTTCTCTTCATGCCCAGGAAATTGATTTCAATGATATCAGGACCACATTGCAAGCGTTATACGCTATCTATGATAACTGTAATTCTCTTCATACCAATGCTTATGATGAGGCTATCACAACCCCTACAGAGCAATCGGTAAGAAGAGCGATGGCTATCCAGTTGATTATTAATAAAGAATTAGGTTTAGCGAAAAATGAAAATCCTCTTCAAGGCTCATTTATCATAGAAGAATTAACGGATCTTGTTGAAGAAGCGGTTTATGCAGAGTTCGACAGAATTACAGAAAGAGGTGGTGTTCTTGGTGCGATGGAAACCATGTATCAACGCTCAAAAATCCAGGAAGAGTCCATGCACTATGAATGGCTTAAGCATACGGGAGAATACCCAATTATCGGAGTAAATACTTTCCTTGGTAAAGATGGTTCACCAACGGTTCGCCCGGGAGAAGTCATCCGCTCTACTGAAGAAGAAAAGCAGGTTCAGATTGAAACGCTTCATAATTTCCAGCAAGCAAACCAGGATAAATCCGAAGCAGCTTTAAAAGAATTGCAATATGCAGCGATCAACCAACAAAACTTATTTGGAGTGATGATGGATGCTGTAAAATACTGTTCTCTTGGACAAATCACCAATGCTTTATTTGAAGTAGGTGGTAAGTACAGAAGAAATATGTAA
- a CDS encoding Dph6-related ATP pyrophosphatase translates to MKISKALFNWSSGKDSALALYKILKSNTFEVTCLFTSINEEYQRISMHGVHVSLLEQQALSIGIPLIKMELPKEPSMEIYRELMNTKMNDMKSRGITYSIFGDIFLEDLRTYREEQLKAVGMEAVFPLWKENTTSLIHEFLNLGFKTIVTCVNETYLDKSFAGRIIDEQFLADLPKNVDPCGENGEFHTFTFDGPIFKNPIQFEVGEIVKKTYPKPKSEDNENDDEYVFWFCDLISR, encoded by the coding sequence ATGAAAATCTCAAAAGCTCTGTTTAACTGGAGTAGCGGAAAAGATTCTGCACTTGCATTATATAAAATTCTAAAAAGTAACACATTTGAAGTCACATGCCTCTTTACAAGCATTAATGAAGAGTATCAGAGAATTTCCATGCATGGGGTTCACGTTTCTCTTTTAGAGCAACAGGCATTGAGTATTGGCATTCCTTTAATTAAGATGGAACTTCCCAAAGAACCTTCCATGGAAATATATCGTGAATTGATGAATACAAAGATGAATGACATGAAATCACGGGGTATCACCTATTCTATTTTCGGGGATATTTTCTTAGAAGACCTTCGTACTTATAGAGAAGAACAACTAAAAGCTGTCGGAATGGAAGCTGTTTTTCCATTGTGGAAAGAAAATACAACCAGCCTTATTCATGAATTTTTGAATTTAGGTTTTAAAACGATTGTCACTTGTGTAAATGAAACCTATCTGGACAAAAGTTTCGCAGGAAGAATTATTGATGAACAATTTTTAGCTGATCTCCCTAAAAATGTAGATCCTTGCGGAGAAAATGGTGAGTTTCATACCTTCACGTTTGATGGGCCTATTTTTAAAAACCCCATTCAGTTCGAAGTAGGTGAAATAGTAAAGAAAACATATCCAAAGCCTAAGTCTGAGGATAACGAAAATGATGATGAGTATGTCTTCTGGTTTTGTGATTTGATATCCAGATAA
- a CDS encoding pyridoxal phosphate-dependent decarboxylase family protein, which yields MGIGSSNTIKIKTIEGNREAMCMSDLESRIIELQGEPFILISSGGTVNTVDFDDFKTIAELKKKYKFWWHIDAAFGGFAACSDSYRHLIEGWEWADSITIDCHKWLNVPYESAVFFVKEDYKILQVETFQNSNAPYLGDPLENFSYLNFLPENSRRLKALPAWFSIMAYGKKGYQQIVENTIELSNQFGQLIENGEHFKLLAPVRLNTVCFTLKTQEDQDKVSLFLERLNSTGKVFMTPTFYDQHKGIRAAFVNWRTDERDVEMVFNLMNEIMLTLK from the coding sequence TTGGGAATAGGAAGCAGCAATACCATAAAGATTAAAACCATTGAAGGAAATCGAGAAGCCATGTGTATGAGTGACCTGGAAAGCCGGATTATCGAATTACAAGGCGAACCATTCATTCTGATTTCGAGCGGTGGAACCGTAAATACGGTAGACTTTGATGATTTTAAAACCATTGCAGAGCTCAAAAAGAAATATAAATTCTGGTGGCATATTGACGCTGCATTTGGTGGTTTTGCTGCTTGCTCTGATAGCTACCGACATTTGATAGAAGGATGGGAATGGGCAGACAGTATTACGATAGACTGTCATAAGTGGCTTAATGTTCCTTATGAGAGTGCGGTATTTTTTGTAAAAGAGGACTATAAAATTTTACAGGTAGAAACTTTTCAAAATTCCAATGCTCCTTATCTGGGAGATCCGTTAGAAAATTTTAGTTATTTAAATTTTCTTCCCGAAAACTCAAGAAGGCTAAAGGCTTTGCCTGCATGGTTTTCAATAATGGCTTATGGTAAAAAAGGCTATCAGCAAATTGTAGAAAATACGATAGAGCTTTCAAATCAATTCGGACAACTCATTGAAAACGGTGAACATTTTAAGCTATTAGCTCCGGTACGGCTTAATACGGTTTGTTTTACCCTGAAAACTCAAGAAGATCAGGATAAGGTTAGTCTATTTTTGGAAAGGCTTAATAGTACAGGCAAAGTTTTTATGACGCCTACTTTTTACGATCAGCACAAAGGGATAAGAGCTGCTTTTGTGAACTGGAGAACGGATGAGAGAGATGTTGAGATGGTATTTAATCTAATGAATGAAATAATGCTAACCTTAAAATAA